The following are encoded together in the Robertmurraya sp. FSL R5-0851 genome:
- a CDS encoding cupredoxin domain-containing protein translates to MSVKMRLKGLIVLFSMILLMTTSFGVFAEVGTVTQPSEMEKTIEVELNDDYFNPEVITIPTGKTTTLILKNKGKKEHTFTVEKLGVDVEVQPGKENTITINPKDSGTYELICRYHVKEGMVGKVVVK, encoded by the coding sequence TTGTCTGTGAAAATGCGGTTAAAAGGATTAATCGTTTTGTTTTCGATGATATTGCTTATGACAACGTCATTCGGTGTGTTTGCTGAAGTCGGTACTGTAACACAACCGTCGGAAATGGAGAAAACCATTGAAGTCGAGTTGAACGATGATTACTTTAATCCAGAAGTTATTACAATTCCCACTGGAAAGACAACAACTTTGATATTGAAAAACAAGGGTAAGAAAGAGCATACCTTTACAGTAGAAAAACTCGGAGTTGACGTTGAAGTCCAGCCGGGAAAAGAAAATACAATTACTATAAATCCGAAAGATTCCGGTACATATGAACTAATATGTAGGTACCATGTCAAGGAAGGTATGGTTGGAAAAGTAGTTGTCAAATAA
- a CDS encoding LAGLIDADG family homing endonuclease produces MKEWEASYIAGIIDGEGSISLTRMHKGEFRRPCISISSTDKELLIYIKSLTDGVINNKKNYNPKRHKDSYTLTIKKKEKVFEVLEKTHPYLRVNKKRARAIWILKFYDKVSRRNGKYSPTLLKQKLQFEEEFFLL; encoded by the coding sequence TTGAAGGAATGGGAAGCTTCATATATAGCTGGAATTATTGATGGTGAGGGTTCAATAAGCCTTACCAGAATGCATAAAGGGGAATTCAGGAGACCATGTATTTCAATTTCCTCTACTGATAAAGAATTATTAATTTACATAAAAAGCTTAACAGATGGAGTAATAAACAATAAAAAAAATTATAATCCTAAAAGACATAAAGACTCCTACACATTAACTATTAAGAAAAAAGAAAAGGTGTTTGAAGTATTGGAAAAAACACACCCCTATTTAAGGGTTAACAAAAAACGTGCACGCGCCATTTGGATTCTAAAATTTTATGATAAAGTTAGTCGAAGAAACGGGAAATATTCACCTACATTATTAAAACAAAAACTACAATTCGAAGAGGAATTTTTTCTGTTGTAG